A single Melopsittacus undulatus isolate bMelUnd1 chromosome 11, bMelUnd1.mat.Z, whole genome shotgun sequence DNA region contains:
- the OTOP2 gene encoding proton channel OTOP2: MTEEPMRKSSEIGHPTSSMGCGHKDDKASLASRQRASFSHQPHQPPSTPASKEVWKKGGRMFSILLAVHLALLACTLVSSGAFEKIAVHDYDVFFLLTVMMLVVIIWITFYLFGTSRCPDAIPCKDSHAGPIWLRGGLILFAIFSLVMDVFKIGYYSSFYSCLSAIKIIYPIVQAIFVVVQTYFLWVSAKDCVHVHLNVTRCGLMLTLTTNLAVWMSAVTDESVHKAHSKLKKNVTDEIFRWLLKAGMRSSSPDECNCNSQICQIFKNGYFWLYPFNIEYSLFASAMVYVMWKNVGRFIDHHSHHIHRLKFKLFRRTFFVGIVLGLITLVSGLGVLILYEVQVNSSTESSKKSQALSMYYIFNIVCLGLMSLVCIGGSVIYRFDKRDMDRHKNPTRTLDVALLMGAALGQYAISYYSIVAIVASTPRDAISALNLTYALLMIAQHTFQNIFIIEGLHRQPPKEDRKHDSHQKDLYGLTFVNISAVSLRMPDSGSTLAPSTVSGSEAICPSDLVRSLTAPKKMNWRRKFLKEISMFLLLSNIILWIMPAFGARPQFDNATELNFYGDSMWPAIVDICLPFGIFYRMHAVASLLEVYIVS; this comes from the exons ATGACCGAAGAGCCCATGCGGAAGAGCAGCGAGATCGGACACCCCACCTCCAGCATGGGCTGCGGACACAAGGATGACAAAGCCAGCCTGGCCTCCAGGCAGAGAGCCTCTTTCAGCCACCAGCCCCATCAGCCTCCCTCCACTCCTGCCTCCAAGGAAGTGTGGAAGAAGGGCGGCCGCATGTTCTCCATCCTGCTGGCAGTGCACTTGGCACTGCTGGCCTGCACGCTGGTGAGCAGCGGGGCTTTCGAGAAGATCGCTGTGCATGACTACGATGTCTTCTTCCTGCTGACTGTCATGATGCTCGTAGTCATCATATGGATCACCTTCTACCTCTTTGGCACCTCCCGGTGCCCAGATGCCATCCCCTGCAAGGACTCCCATGCTGGGCCCATCTGGCTGAGAG GAGGCCTGATCCTGTTTGCCATTTTCAGCCTTGTGATGGATGTATTCAAAATAGGATATTACTCAAGCTTCTACAGCTGCCTGTCTGCAATCAAAATAATCTATCCCATTGTGCAAGCAATATTTGTGGTTGTCCAG ACGTACTTCCTGTGGGTCTCTGCCAAGGACTGTGTCCACGTGCACCTGAACGTCACCAG GTGCGGCTTGATGCTAACATTGACTACAAACTTAGCGGTGTGGATGTCAGCAGTGACAGATGAGTCTGTTCACAAAGCACATTCGAAGCTGAAGAAGAATGTGACAGATGAAATcttcagatggcttttgaaaG CGGGAATGAGAAGTAGCTCACCTGACGAATGCAATTGCAACAGCCAAATCTGCCAGATCTTCAAGAACGGCTACTTCTGGCTGTACCCCTTCAACATTGAGTACAGCCTCTTTGCCTCTGCCATGGTCTATGTCATGTGGAAGAATGTTGGGCGCTTCATAGACCACCACTCCCACCACATTCACCGCCTGAAGTTCAAGCTCTTCCGAAGGACCTTCTTTGTAGGCATTGTGTTGGGCCTCATCACTCTGGTGAGTGGTTTGGGAGTCCTCATTCTTTATGAGGTGCAGGTAAATTCCAGCACTGAATCCAGCAAGAAGAGCCAAGCCCTCTCCATGTACTACATCTTCAACATCGTTTGTCTGGGGCTGATGTCTCTTGTCTGCATTGGTGGCTCTGTCATCTACCGGTTtgacaagagagacatggatcGGCACAAGAACCCAACCAGGACCCTGGATGTGGCCCTGCTCATGGGTGCAGCCTTGGGGCAATACGCTATTTCCTACTATTCCATCGTGGCTATTGTAGCCAGCACACCAAGGGACGCTATCAGCGCGCTCAACCTCACCTATGCCCTCCTAATGATTGCTCAGCATACCTTCCAGAACATCTTCATTATTGAAGGCCTCCATCGGCAACCTCCAAAGGAGGACCGCAAGCATGATTCCCACCAGAAGGATCTCTATGGACTCACCTTTGTCAACATCAGCGCCGTGTCCCTCCGGATGCCAGACAGCGGCAGCACCCTGGCCCCTAGCACTGTCTCTGGCTCAGAAGCCATCTGTCCTTCTGACCTCGTGAGGTCCCTCACTGCTCCCAAGAAGATGAACTGGAGGAGGAAGTTCTTAAAGGAGATCTCCATGTTCCTCCTGCTGAGCAATATCATA CTCTGGATCATGCCAGCCTTCGGTGCCCGGCCCCAGTTTGACAATGCCACAGAACTGAACTTCTATGGTGATTCCATGTGGCCGGCCATCGTGGATATTTGCCTGCCATTTGGGATCTTCTACCGAATGCATGCAGTGGCCAGTTTGCTGGAGGTCTACATCGTGTCCTAA